One window of Magallana gigas chromosome 2, xbMagGiga1.1, whole genome shotgun sequence genomic DNA carries:
- the LOC105340920 gene encoding serine/arginine repetitive matrix protein 1 isoform X1, whose translation MNAAGPPLPPGWEARWDRNQGAYFFIDHSTKKTTWIDPRIAMYQPQQTKQPQQQQYGGQHHSGQHHVAQQQHGGQHAAAAQLLNQSSVNSPSTREIPLDSLNRVDNRDHTPGKDHTTRFSVKHPPSETTDDHLEETIKELVKSCPGAGQQMVKDVLASCDNDKFKAKIALRAMGYTDSAEGSTKRDTTQGRESLTKHTYSTEMSGETTQRDHIPTKHTYTAVPAREKRDTSPQRDHIPTKHTYTATPAREQRNTSPQRDHIPTKHTYTATPAREERDTSPQRDHIPTKHTYTATPAREERDTSPQRDHIPTKHTYTATPAREERDTSPQRDHIPTKHTYTATPAREERHTSPKRETISEDEKKKIKQRVIRAFPELEADVIDIALNICKYKEGECRTLLKGWNEKKKPEMSSRSKTEDSGFSDFSSRPTTSMSTEPVPIDMNAGLPVTLELDPVDTPTPKKGGSPKKKKQTKDRSRTPENRPSSSRTPENRPSSSRTRQQPAPKSAKSSPKQKQTHVPVTREQHFARSEYRTMAVGPNSELRNGPDESLLITDRLVAMGPNPDLQQGPDESRLGERTVAVGPNPDLVQGPMFQASPTRLIISAV comes from the exons atgaatgcaGCTGGGCCACCACTACCCCCGGGATGGGAAGCGAGATGGGACCGCAATCAAGGAGCTTA TTTCTTCATTGACCACTCCACTAAAAAGACAACATGGATAGATCCACGAattgctatg TATCAGCCACAGCAAACAAAGCAGCCTCAACAGCAACAGTATGGGGGACAGCATCATAGTGGACAGCATCATGTTGCACAGCAACAACATGGTGGACAGCATGCCGCAGCTGCTCAG CTTTTAAACCAATCATCCGTTAACAGTCCTTCTACGCGAGAAATCCCCCTTGATTCATTAAACAGAGTTGACAATAGAGACCACACCCCTGGGAAGGATCACACGACACGATTCTCT GTCAAACACCCTCCATCTGAGACCACTGATGATCATTTAGAGGAAACAATCAAAGAACTGGTCAAGAGCTGTCCCGGGGCGGGCCAGCAGATGGTCAAAGATGTCCTTGCCAG tTGTGACAATGACAAGTTTAAAGCAAAAATAGCCCTAAGAGCCATGGGATATACAGACAGTGCAGAGGGCTCCACAAAAAGGGACACAACTCAGGGGAGGGAATCGCTGACAAAACACACATATAGTACGGAGATGTCAGGAGAGACGACCCAGAGAGACCACATCCCAACCAAGCATACCTACACCGCTGTACCAGCCAGAGAAAAGAGAGACACCTCTCCCCAGAGAGACCACATCCCGACCAAGCATACCTACACCGCTACACCAGCTAGAGAACAGAGAAACACCTCTCCCCAGAGAGACCACATCCCGACCAAGCATACCTACACCGCTACACCAGCCAGAGAAGAGAGAGACACCTCTCCCCAGAGAGACCACATCCCGACCAAGCATACCTACACCGCTACACCAGCCAGAGAAGAGAGAGACACCTCTCCCCAGAGAGACCACATCCCGACAAAGCATACCTACACCGCTACACCAGCCAGAGAAGAGAGAGACACCTCTCCCCAGAGAGACCACATCCCGACCAAGCATACCTACACCGCTACACCAGCCAGAGAAGAGAGACACACCTCTCCCAAAAGAGAGACCATCTCAGaggatgaaaagaaaaaaa TCAAACAGCGAGTGATTAGGGCATTCCCAGAACTTGAGGCAGATGTGATTGACATCGCCTTAAACATCTGCAAGTACAAAGAAGGAGAATGTCGCACCTTACTGAAAGGCTGGAACGAAAAGAAGAAACCCGAGAT GAGCTCAAGGTCAAAAACAGAGGATTCAG GATTCAGTGACTTCAGCAGTCGACCGACCACATCCATGTCGACTGAGCCGGTCCCCATAGATATGAATGCTGGGCTGCCCGTTACTCTGGAGCTAGATCCTGTAGA TACGCCAACACCTAAGAAAGGAGGATCCCCCAAGAAAAAGAAGCAAACAAAGGATAGGTCAAGGACACCAGAAAACCGACCTTCATCCTCAAGGACACCAGAAAACCGACCTTCATCCTCACGGACTCGCCAACAACCAGCACCCAAGTCAGCTAAGTCTTCTCCAAAGCAA AAACAAACACACGTTCCTGTCACCAGGGAGCAGCACTTTGCCAGATCTGAGTACCGGACGATGGCAGTGGGGCCGAACTCTGAACTAAGGAATGGACCTGATGAATCGCTCCTCAT aacTGATCGCCTGGTTGCCATGGGTCCTAATCCAGACCTTCAACAGGGGCCAGATGAGAGTCGACTAGGGGAGAGAACGGTCGCTGTTGGACCCAATCCTGACCTGGTTCAGGGCCCCATGTTCCAGGCGAGTCCCACCAGACTAATCATCAGCGCTGTCTAG
- the LOC105340920 gene encoding uncharacterized protein isoform X3: MNAAGPPLPPGWEARWDRNQGAYFFIDHSTKKTTWIDPRIAMYQPQQTKQPQQQQYGGQHHSGQHHVAQQQHGGQHAAAAQVKHPPSETTDDHLEETIKELVKSCPGAGQQMVKDVLASCDNDKFKAKIALRAMGYTDSAEGSTKRDTTQGRESLTKHTYSTEMSGETTQRDHIPTKHTYTAVPAREKRDTSPQRDHIPTKHTYTATPAREQRNTSPQRDHIPTKHTYTATPAREERDTSPQRDHIPTKHTYTATPAREERDTSPQRDHIPTKHTYTATPAREERDTSPQRDHIPTKHTYTATPAREERHTSPKRETISEDEKKKIKQRVIRAFPELEADVIDIALNICKYKEGECRTLLKGWNEKKKPEMSSRSKTEDSGFSDFSSRPTTSMSTEPVPIDMNAGLPVTLELDPVDTPTPKKGGSPKKKKQTKDRSRTPENRPSSSRTPENRPSSSRTRQQPAPKSAKSSPKQKQTHVPVTREQHFARSEYRTMAVGPNSELRNGPDESLLITDRLVAMGPNPDLQQGPDESRLGERTVAVGPNPDLVQGPMFQASPTRLIISAV; the protein is encoded by the exons atgaatgcaGCTGGGCCACCACTACCCCCGGGATGGGAAGCGAGATGGGACCGCAATCAAGGAGCTTA TTTCTTCATTGACCACTCCACTAAAAAGACAACATGGATAGATCCACGAattgctatg TATCAGCCACAGCAAACAAAGCAGCCTCAACAGCAACAGTATGGGGGACAGCATCATAGTGGACAGCATCATGTTGCACAGCAACAACATGGTGGACAGCATGCCGCAGCTGCTCAG GTCAAACACCCTCCATCTGAGACCACTGATGATCATTTAGAGGAAACAATCAAAGAACTGGTCAAGAGCTGTCCCGGGGCGGGCCAGCAGATGGTCAAAGATGTCCTTGCCAG tTGTGACAATGACAAGTTTAAAGCAAAAATAGCCCTAAGAGCCATGGGATATACAGACAGTGCAGAGGGCTCCACAAAAAGGGACACAACTCAGGGGAGGGAATCGCTGACAAAACACACATATAGTACGGAGATGTCAGGAGAGACGACCCAGAGAGACCACATCCCAACCAAGCATACCTACACCGCTGTACCAGCCAGAGAAAAGAGAGACACCTCTCCCCAGAGAGACCACATCCCGACCAAGCATACCTACACCGCTACACCAGCTAGAGAACAGAGAAACACCTCTCCCCAGAGAGACCACATCCCGACCAAGCATACCTACACCGCTACACCAGCCAGAGAAGAGAGAGACACCTCTCCCCAGAGAGACCACATCCCGACCAAGCATACCTACACCGCTACACCAGCCAGAGAAGAGAGAGACACCTCTCCCCAGAGAGACCACATCCCGACAAAGCATACCTACACCGCTACACCAGCCAGAGAAGAGAGAGACACCTCTCCCCAGAGAGACCACATCCCGACCAAGCATACCTACACCGCTACACCAGCCAGAGAAGAGAGACACACCTCTCCCAAAAGAGAGACCATCTCAGaggatgaaaagaaaaaaa TCAAACAGCGAGTGATTAGGGCATTCCCAGAACTTGAGGCAGATGTGATTGACATCGCCTTAAACATCTGCAAGTACAAAGAAGGAGAATGTCGCACCTTACTGAAAGGCTGGAACGAAAAGAAGAAACCCGAGAT GAGCTCAAGGTCAAAAACAGAGGATTCAG GATTCAGTGACTTCAGCAGTCGACCGACCACATCCATGTCGACTGAGCCGGTCCCCATAGATATGAATGCTGGGCTGCCCGTTACTCTGGAGCTAGATCCTGTAGA TACGCCAACACCTAAGAAAGGAGGATCCCCCAAGAAAAAGAAGCAAACAAAGGATAGGTCAAGGACACCAGAAAACCGACCTTCATCCTCAAGGACACCAGAAAACCGACCTTCATCCTCACGGACTCGCCAACAACCAGCACCCAAGTCAGCTAAGTCTTCTCCAAAGCAA AAACAAACACACGTTCCTGTCACCAGGGAGCAGCACTTTGCCAGATCTGAGTACCGGACGATGGCAGTGGGGCCGAACTCTGAACTAAGGAATGGACCTGATGAATCGCTCCTCAT aacTGATCGCCTGGTTGCCATGGGTCCTAATCCAGACCTTCAACAGGGGCCAGATGAGAGTCGACTAGGGGAGAGAACGGTCGCTGTTGGACCCAATCCTGACCTGGTTCAGGGCCCCATGTTCCAGGCGAGTCCCACCAGACTAATCATCAGCGCTGTCTAG
- the LOC105340920 gene encoding serine/arginine repetitive matrix protein 1 isoform X2, whose protein sequence is MNAAGPPLPPGWEARWDRNQGAYFFIDHSTKKTTWIDPRIAMYQPQQTKQPQQQQYGGQHHSGQHHVAQQQHGGQHAAAAQLLNQSSVNSPSTREIPLDSLNRVDNRDHTPGKDHTTRFSVKHPPSETTDDHLEETIKELVKSCPGAGQQMVKDVLASCDNDKFKAKIALRAMGYTDSAEGSTKRDTTQGRESLTKHTYSTEMSGETTQRDHIPTKHTYTAVPAREKRDTSPQRDHIPTKHTYTATPAREQRNTSPQRDHIPTKHTYTATPAREERDTSPQRDHIPTKHTYTATPAREERDTSPQRDHIPTKHTYTATPAREERDTSPQRDHIPTKHTYTATPAREERHTSPKRETISEDEKKKIKQRVIRAFPELEADVIDIALNICKYKEGECRTLLKGWNEKKKPEMSSRSKTEDSGFSDFSSRPTTSMSTEPVPIDMNAGLPVTLELDPVDTPTPKKGGSPKKKKQTKDRSRTPENRPSSSRTPENRPSSSRTRQQPAPKSAKSSPKKKQTHVPVTREQHFARSEYRTMAVGPNSELRNGPDESLLITDRLVAMGPNPDLQQGPDESRLGERTVAVGPNPDLVQGPMFQASPTRLIISAV, encoded by the exons atgaatgcaGCTGGGCCACCACTACCCCCGGGATGGGAAGCGAGATGGGACCGCAATCAAGGAGCTTA TTTCTTCATTGACCACTCCACTAAAAAGACAACATGGATAGATCCACGAattgctatg TATCAGCCACAGCAAACAAAGCAGCCTCAACAGCAACAGTATGGGGGACAGCATCATAGTGGACAGCATCATGTTGCACAGCAACAACATGGTGGACAGCATGCCGCAGCTGCTCAG CTTTTAAACCAATCATCCGTTAACAGTCCTTCTACGCGAGAAATCCCCCTTGATTCATTAAACAGAGTTGACAATAGAGACCACACCCCTGGGAAGGATCACACGACACGATTCTCT GTCAAACACCCTCCATCTGAGACCACTGATGATCATTTAGAGGAAACAATCAAAGAACTGGTCAAGAGCTGTCCCGGGGCGGGCCAGCAGATGGTCAAAGATGTCCTTGCCAG tTGTGACAATGACAAGTTTAAAGCAAAAATAGCCCTAAGAGCCATGGGATATACAGACAGTGCAGAGGGCTCCACAAAAAGGGACACAACTCAGGGGAGGGAATCGCTGACAAAACACACATATAGTACGGAGATGTCAGGAGAGACGACCCAGAGAGACCACATCCCAACCAAGCATACCTACACCGCTGTACCAGCCAGAGAAAAGAGAGACACCTCTCCCCAGAGAGACCACATCCCGACCAAGCATACCTACACCGCTACACCAGCTAGAGAACAGAGAAACACCTCTCCCCAGAGAGACCACATCCCGACCAAGCATACCTACACCGCTACACCAGCCAGAGAAGAGAGAGACACCTCTCCCCAGAGAGACCACATCCCGACCAAGCATACCTACACCGCTACACCAGCCAGAGAAGAGAGAGACACCTCTCCCCAGAGAGACCACATCCCGACAAAGCATACCTACACCGCTACACCAGCCAGAGAAGAGAGAGACACCTCTCCCCAGAGAGACCACATCCCGACCAAGCATACCTACACCGCTACACCAGCCAGAGAAGAGAGACACACCTCTCCCAAAAGAGAGACCATCTCAGaggatgaaaagaaaaaaa TCAAACAGCGAGTGATTAGGGCATTCCCAGAACTTGAGGCAGATGTGATTGACATCGCCTTAAACATCTGCAAGTACAAAGAAGGAGAATGTCGCACCTTACTGAAAGGCTGGAACGAAAAGAAGAAACCCGAGAT GAGCTCAAGGTCAAAAACAGAGGATTCAG GATTCAGTGACTTCAGCAGTCGACCGACCACATCCATGTCGACTGAGCCGGTCCCCATAGATATGAATGCTGGGCTGCCCGTTACTCTGGAGCTAGATCCTGTAGA TACGCCAACACCTAAGAAAGGAGGATCCCCCAAGAAAAAGAAGCAAACAAAGGATAGGTCAAGGACACCAGAAAACCGACCTTCATCCTCAAGGACACCAGAAAACCGACCTTCATCCTCACGGACTCGCCAACAACCAGCACCCAAGTCAGCTAAGTCTTCTCCAAA GAAGAAACAAACACACGTTCCTGTCACCAGGGAGCAGCACTTTGCCAGATCTGAGTACCGGACGATGGCAGTGGGGCCGAACTCTGAACTAAGGAATGGACCTGATGAATCGCTCCTCAT aacTGATCGCCTGGTTGCCATGGGTCCTAATCCAGACCTTCAACAGGGGCCAGATGAGAGTCGACTAGGGGAGAGAACGGTCGCTGTTGGACCCAATCCTGACCTGGTTCAGGGCCCCATGTTCCAGGCGAGTCCCACCAGACTAATCATCAGCGCTGTCTAG